The genomic DNA ttatcCGAGAAGTCCTTGATCCCTCCTTTGAGATAATAATTGTTGATCAAGTTGTATCTACTATTGTTTGAATAAGTTGATTAAGGTTGCAAGTTGAGCCTGTACTTTCAATAAGACTAGAAATGTTATCCTTTAATCAAGTAGTAGCTTCTTGATAGAGTTTATTTAGCATATGAAACTCATTTAAGATTTATAGTttgttgttcaatttttttttgaccTCATACTTGTTATAATTTTTGGTTTATAATGCATTGAACCTTATTTAACattgtttaaattttaaagtgtGTATTTAAATACATATATAACAAGTAGCCTTATTGAAGAAACTACAATGCCAAAGAGGGGCATTATTGCAGTCATTCAAAGGTTTAATATCCAAGTTAGCAATTTGACTCAAGTAAATTTTACAATAGCTTCTTTATATAACTATACTTATATGTTAGATTTCCCCTTGAATTGTTGTCAATCAATAGCTTTTGAAATATTCTATGAACTTATTGAAAAAGTTGCTTTGTTGGATGATAGATAATATAGATGGTGAAGCTACCAAATATTTTATCTTGATTTTGTTTGCAAACTATATTGCATGTGTATTGTGGCATCTAGTAGAATTTGCATTTTGATACTCCACACTCAATCAAGAATTGGTACAATAGCATGTTCCAATTTTCATATACTAGGAGAAATTACTTAGCATATTAGTTTCTTTGGTATATCCTATGAAATGCTCATTCCTTATTCAGTCAGGAGCTGCATTTTTCTGATATTTTTGATACATATACCTGCCTAGTTTTCCACGCAACATTAGATTTTGGTTTAATACATACACAGAGATTGCTCATTTATCTAATCATTGTATATTTCTTTAACTCTAATAAGACATTGACGGTGCACGTATTGGCACAACTTTTCCTCACCTATTTCTGATGGCATTCCCTTTAGCAAAATCATCAGCAAACTTAGTGTATTTCCCTGCATGCTATTTTAAGTTTTCTAATGTAATTGTGTTAAACTCTCTGAAATAGAGAGTGAAGAGTTACTCTGTGAAGTTGATGAGGACTACATATTAAGGACTAGATTTATTATGAAATTGATGATCAACAATGTTGGAAAAGGCTAACATGGAAGAatcagcaagtgagaaagaggagtccaatgaaatcctacaagttgaagaaTGTGATAGGACTTGGGTTgacaataattaagtataatcctacttggcatgaaccaccatcatAAGTGTCTAGTCTTTTacctattgttcattagttgtaaatggagtttataaattttatttgaatatgagacatgcttcttcttttgtgattgtaattcttgtataagtaacattttgaatgacattgatatggagaatattctttcttttgtgattatgattctttaatatatttatattgacatatgatatattggtattaaaagacaatagtttaaaagataacggtttaaaaccgttgttgttatcTATCGctctcaaagacaacggttaaaaatcgttgtcgtagccccaaaaactgTTGTAACTGGTAGTATTATTAAAAGTGCTCTAAACAATAacagttttaaaacgttgtcttttcattcaaagacaacggtttaaaaccgttacaaaactgttgttgttttattcgaagacaacagtttaaaaccgttgtcatagcccCCATTTTTAACAATACAGCCAGTTACAATGGTTTTAAAGGACCTACGACAACAGATAAAAttcgttgtcttttaacatttttgttataGTGGTGTCAGCCAACATACATCATCTTCAATGACTAGAGTTCTTTATAAGCTTTGTTTTAAATCTCCAATATATCACCTCAATACCACAAAAATATAAAACCTACCGCTCTctccaaataaataaataaatatatcttactattttattaaaaatcttccccctttactaactaactttggtgaagcctaaaatgcatttacgttaatgtccttttttctatttacactaaaaataattccaaggtttattagtaatttcacaagcgaaacaatcagtgatctagagttcgagactcagctacagcgtattattatgaatttttctcatcgttaattttctctggttgttttatataaaaaaatatagttatttttagtcccatatcttagaattgacaacactatgatcaaaaaaacttctataaatattttaggccgacgatgttaaaaaatatacttttcttagtttttttttactaagacaagtataatattaaattaaaataattttttgcatagggaAACCTATTATAATAGTTtgacgaatcttacccaaataattaattcttggtttataaggatgacactagaaaatccaaataattcggattttcaaagacccaaataatttatatattaatatattacacacgcaacgcgtgtgcacgatcacactagtgtatatatatatatatatatatatatatatatatatatatatatatatatatatatatagaattttgATATGCTGCGCGATGCTGCAGTGCACATGCGCGTCGCGCAGCATatccattttctttttttttaattattctttttaacATTTCctgattttgaattttcaaaatctaaaaaaataatagatattgtttttttaattttgaattaaaagattaattaaaatattttttttagattttatttataGGTTTAGGGTTCTTAATTGGATTATAATTTTTAAGctattattttttaaagattttacctctaTGGTTTAGACTTCCCAATTACATTAtagtatttaattaaaataaatttaagtatttatggagtTTTGTAATATGTTTAAGGGATATTTCTATGTGTTActgatttatataaggaaatgttaaaatttttaaattcaaaatgttaaaaagaataattaaaaaacaattaattaaaaaaaaaagagaaaatggaTATGCCGCAGATTTTTCAAGGTGCTCACAATTATATATacaatatatcaaaatatatatatatatatatatatatatatatatatatatatatatatatatatatatatatatatatatatatatatataacttgtttatagcctctacattatcaatttttttttaatttttacatcATTTATTATTAATCTCATCTACATTATTAATTTTGTTATTTAACTATCGTTTTTAACTATAAATCTCAaactttatatatttataatggttaaaaaaaattcttcaattttttttattttacaaacctttttaaaaatttgtttacgACCGACTTACGCCGACTGTAGCAATCATCTTCTCGCCTGTTGCTTGACTATGGAAAGTGTGCAAGATTTGACTACGTAGAAGGCACAATTCCCTACTGTTTCTGCAGCATGGGCTCATTTTACCAGAGATGGGATCCATAGGAAAGGCTTCATTCATTGGTTTAGTAATGAATGTGAGGACCAGCAAGATTAATTACAAACTTGGATTCGATCATTATGTTGATGGTGGTCCAGAGATATAATTTAAACTGATCAGTTTACAGACAAGATCAACTTGTTTATTGCAAGAATTTAGGATCTTACATACATGTCTATAAAGCCACATGCCGCGAGatcattcaattcaattcaattattGATTCTCTTTAATTTACATCCAAAATTATCCAACAAATAATTGGCAGTCAACCCAGCAAACACGGTTCATGTCTTGCTCTTTTGACTGTTTTTAGTGGTTAGCCAAAGGGAAGTTCTAATTATTAAGCTACCATTGGAAAAAGATCGATCAACAAGGTTCGATGTAAATGCACTCACTGCTGCTGGACCATGATGGTTGCCGCTAGAAGCTGCTGTGCTTGAATGCAACTACTCATGTGCGAGTCGGGACCGCGGTGGCTCTGCGGTGAAGTTGATCGAACAGTGATGAGCTTTCGAATAATGGAGTGTGGTCCGAGTTCATGGCGACCTGGCTCATGTGGTACTTGAGCAGTGCTGCTAGCTATCAACTAATGTCCCCTGAAAGCTTAAACAGATTACAATTTACTTTGAGCAGTATACATTAATGTGGCTGAGTGTGTAGGAATCGAATCAATTTAATAGATCAATTCAGTTgatttctaaatttaaattaaattttttaaataaattggtCTATTATTTGGGTATAATTATGATTTAGTGAAATATTACattattatgtttttttaaataaaataaaataaaatactctgCCTTTCAATGTTTATGCAAATTTCATAGCATCTAAACAAAATACTGAAATAGGGATGAAAACAATGTCCCTTCTCGATCGGATGACcccaaaataaaatttgaaattaaaaaaaaattgaataaaatttTCGTTTCCCAAAAAATAAAAAGGGGAGGAAATTAAGTAATTTGGCGATAATAAAAGCAAGGCCGTGGCAACCCCGACGCTCCTCAGTCCTACTTCCCGTCGCTCGACCCAAAGCAATGGCGCCCCCGCCGCCTCGCCGCCGCCAaagcctcttcttcttcctcctcgccgCCGCTTTACTGGCCGCGGCGGCGCAGGAGGAAATGGAGGCTGACGTCTTGCTCGAAATTAAGGCGGCCGTGCTCGATCCCTCCTCCGTGCTCGACGCCTGGAACTCCTCCTCCGTCGACGGCCACTGCTCCTGGCCCGGCGTTTCCTGCGACTCTCTTCAGGGATTCGTCGAGTCACTCGACCTCGGCGGACTCAATCTCTCCGGCGTCCTCTCCCCGGCCGTCGGACGCCTCCGCCACCTGCTCAATCTCTCCGCTGCCGCCAATTCACTCTACGGCCCCGTCCCTTCCGAGCTCTCTCGCCTCGCGAACCTCCGCCACCTCAATCTCTCCAATAACGTCTTCAATGGAACCTTCCCCTCCTCCCTTTCCCGCCTCAAGAACCTCGTCGTACTCGACCTCTACAACAATAACCTCACCGGCCCCCTCCCGACGGAGCTCTCCGAGATCCCCAACCTCCGCCACCTCCACCTTGGGGGAAACTTCTTCACCGGCATCATCCCCTCAGAGTTTGGTCGTTGGGAGTTTCTCGAGTACCTAGCTGTCTCTGGCAACGAACTCGTCGGCTCCCTGCCCCCCGAACTCGGTAATCTCACCCGTCTACGACAGCTCTATGTTGGTTACTTCAACAGCTTCGAGGGCGGCATCCCGCCGGAGATCGGCGGCCTTTCGTCGCTCGTCCGTCTCGACATGGCCAACTGCGGCCTGACAGGGGAGATCCCTCCCGAGCTCGACAAACTCCAGAACCTCGACACGCTGTTCCTCCAGGTGAACGGACTCTCCGGCAATCTTCCCATGGAGCTTGGCCGCCTGAGCCACCTCAAGTCGCTGGATCTCTCCAACAACGCCCTCTCCGGCGAGATCCCGTCTTCCTTCGCCGAGCTCCGCAACCTGACCCTGCTCAATCTGTTCCGCAACAAGCTCCACGGGTCGATCCCGGACTTCCTCGGCGACCTGCCGGCTCTGGAGGTGCTCCAAGTATGGGATAACAACTTCACCGGCAATATTCCCGAGCGACTAGGCCAGAGTGGGCGTCTGGAGATACTCGATATCTCATCGAACAAGCTCACCGGAACGCTTCCGGCGGACCTCTGTTCCCAGAACCGGCTGCATACCCTAATCACCCTCGGCAACTTCCTCTTCGGCCCCATTCCGGCGACTCTCGGCGCGTGCAAGTCACTAGCCAGGATCCGAATGGGGGAGAACTACCTCAACGGATCGATCCCCGATGCTCTCTTCAGCTTGCCGAAGCTCTCACAGATCGAGCTCCAGGACAATATCCTCACCGGCGGGTTCCCGGATACCGGCGCCGTAACCATGTCGCCGGACCTTGGTCAGATTAACCTGTCCAATAACCGGCTCTCAGGGCCTCTTCCGCCGACCATCGGCAACTActccggcctccagaagcttcttttGAACCAGAACCAGTTCTCTGGCCGCATTCCGCCGGAGATTGGGCGGTTGCAGGAACTCTCCAAGCTGGACTTCAGCGGGAACCGCTTCTCCGGGCCAATGGCACCGGAGATAAGCCACTGCAAGCTGTTGACTTTCGTCGACCTCAGCCGCAACAGGCTCTCCGGGAAGATCCCACCAGAGATTGCCGGAATGCGGATCTTGAACTATCTCAATCTATCTAGGAACCAGCTCGAGGGGAGTATTCCTGAATCGATCGGCACCATGCAGAGCCTCACGGCTGTCGATTTCTCTTACAACGACCTATCCGGACTCATCCCTGCTGCCGGGCAGTTCAGTTACTTCAATGCGAGTTCCTTTGTCGGCAATCCTGATCTCTGCGGTCCTTACCTCGGCTCCTGTGGCTCCGCCATCAACGACGGGAACTCCACTCATCCGAGGGGGCCGCTCTCGGCCTCTTTCAAGCTGCTTCTGGTTATCGCTCTCCTCGTTTGTTCCATCCTCTTCTCCATCGCCGCCATCATCAAGGCCTGGTCGCTAAAGAAGGCGAGCCAAGCCAGGATGTGGCGGCTCACGGCTTTCCAGCGCCTCGACTTCACCTGCGACGACGTCCTCGACTGCCTCAAGGAGGATAACATCATTGGCAAAGGCGGCGCCGGCATCGTGTTCAAGGGCGTAATGCCCAACGGTGAGCAGGTGGCGGTGAAGCGGCTCCTGGCGATGACCCGCGGGTCGCCGCACGACCACGGATTCTCGGCGGAGATTCAAACGCTCGGCCGCATCCGGCACCGGCATATCGTGAAGCTCCTCGGCTTCTGCTCCAATCACGAGACCAATCTGCTGGTCTACGAGTACATGCCCAACGGGAGCCTCGGCGAGGTTCTCCACGGGACGAAGGGCGGCCACCTCCTCTGGGACACGCGCTACAAGATCGCCGTCGATGCTGCCAAAGGGCTCTGCTATCTCCACCACGACTGCTCGCCGCTCATCCTCCACCGCGACGTCAAGTCCAACAACATCCTCCTCGACTCCAACTTCGAAGCCCACGTCGCTGATTTCGGCCTCGCCAAGTTCTTGCAAGACTCCGGCACCTCGGAGTGCATGTCGGCCATCGCCGGCTCCTACGGCTACATCGCTCCGGGTAATCGCGATGCTTTTTTACTCCTTTAATTCATCATCTGACCGCCGGAATCGAGCTCAAAAGCTTCGAACTCGCTTCGACAGAGTACGCATACACGCTgaaggtggacgagaagagcgacGTGTACAGCTTCGGAGTGGTGCTCCTGGAGCTGGTGACCGGCCGGAAGCCGGTGGGGGAGTTCGGCGACGGCGTCGACCTCGTGCAGTGGGTCCGGAAGATGACGGGCTCCGACAAGGGGGGAGCGCTAAAGGTCATCGACCCCCGGCTCCACACGGTTCCTCTGCACGAGATCATGCACGTGTTCTACGTCGCCATGCTTTGCGTGGAAGAGCAGAGCGTGGAGCGGCCGACGATGAGGGACGTGGTTCAAATCCTTATGGACCTACCCCCACCACCGCCACCTCCGGCGATCATGGAGGCGAAGCAAGCGGCGCCAGAAGAAGCACGAAGCTTGCCGCCGCCGCCGGATCTCCTCAGCATCTGAATGTTGAGTGAATTTTTGCTGAACCGTAAAATGGAACTCGCATTTCCTAGAGATTGCTACAAATGAGGGAGCAGGAGAATTGTCATCGAGTGGATGTCTTTTTCCTTCCTGCGTCGCATCATGAATCTTGTTCTTGTTCCCTGCCAAGGACAAGTAGCACAAACATTCCatgtaatttttcttttctttaattctttctgCTGTTCATGATTTGTCCACAATCACTGTGCAAGAACGGAGAGAGAGACGATTGAGCCATTTGATTTGACGAGTTTGGAATTGATTGGCAAAATGACATCAAAAGGTAATACAGAGAACCTTGCCAGAGAGACATTCTCCCGTGTAAATTTCCCAAGCCTGCAAGTGGCCTCGTGGAGCAGTTCATTTaaactctcctctcctctcctctcctctcctctctatGCGCCACTAGCTGAGATTCCATGAAAATCAAACTTCTAGCTGTTTGTTTGTAAATGGGTTaggtaattgattaaaaattttattatgaaaatcaaataaataaaaaatagattaattgAATTTCCTTTATCAATCTGATCTTGGAAATCAAATGAGTAGTCAATTGCTCACGGCATATTTTAtcgaataaattaaaataattaagatttaaaaataaataaattttaaattaatcgaattaaaaTTTCTAATTAGATCAGCTCGattggttatttaaatttaaatgaaaatttGTTCAGCCCTATTTGGTAATCATAAGTGAGATCCGCTTTATGTGAAAGCGGATACTTCAGGAGATTATAAGAAAGGCTATTTAATGGATTAAAGCAAAAGCCCAATGAGTCCACTGGAAACGACGAAAGCAGATGGATCTCCATTGtcgtttttttttataattttttatttaattaactcaaagtaTGGTAGCAAAAAATAATAGCCTTTGAAATAGTATTAACACATAAGGAAGACATTTACTTCGATTTTATCGAAATTCGAACTTCAAATTttatgatgacaacacctcatgtgctagccactagaccgtcccgatTCCTGTAGTATGATCCAACAATAAAATGTTGATGCAATCCATTTGATTTTCAATTGCGACGTATTACATAGCATTTTACTTCAGTGAGATGATAAACATAAAATGTTGGACGATTGATAGGACTATAAATGAATCAAGTGTTCGTGAATAAGTTTGGTGTTTAGCTTGGGAAAaacttatttatattcatttaatatacacaagattaattaaataaacaagcttaacagttcgttaaactaaataaataaatttgaatatatatgtgttcagttcgttaatattcatgaacaatgttcgtaaACAATATTTATGAACAACATTCttaaacaatgttcacgaaccatattcattaataaaactattatcaatatgctaaataaataataaaataaataaataaattgaattatcaaactcaataaccaataaaacaattaaaagtttcaaataatcaaataagttcaagccaagtttgaattgagagcttaataatatctaaatgaaccaagctcgaaccaagctcaagccaactttcaaataagctcaagcttataaaaaataaacaaagtcaagcttgaataattattttaaaagcttgattcattttaagctcgactcAGTTTAGTTCAGTTACATTATTAAACAAGCTTAAACACCCTGAGACTCAGTTCGACTTAGCTCACCTACAACCCTAGTGGTTGAGTCTTACAATGAAAGTCTTCAATGGACTAAATCAATCATCCAAAAATTAATCAATAGAAAgaattatataattatattagtgctagttaaaaaattaatatttatttatcagAATGAATCTGTTAATTAATCGTATATTATATATCAATATTTGTTAAGTCTACCGAGTGCAAtgtaaatttaattattaatttcttATATTGAAATGTCAAAATCAAGAGGCAAGTTGAATGTATAAAAAATAGATTTCTATGGCCATTTTGTGAATTTTAATtacctttttattttcatttatacatttaatttataaaaatgacAATAATTATTTGGACATTTCAAAAATAGAATTAGATTATAATGACCTTTTAAAGCTGTATTTATCTATTTAAAACAAAAGGCCATGTTAATCTAAATTGTTGTATGCTTATTTTTAAATcacaataattatttatttaaaataattgtaCAATAATTTCACTATacttattttaagttttttttaatcatttcaAAACCCAAAGTGTTTTTTTGGGGGGTTTTATTATTTCAAAAGTGATGGATGGATAGATAAATAAACGATAAATTATCCTAAAATTTTcatataaattttaagtttaccaTCAGTCTACATGTCAAAtaatatttatttcaacttcttaATCCATCTAACTTACTTAATTCACTACATGTGCACAATCTTATATAATTATAtccaattaaattatatatatatatatattttttgatttcaaatattttatacCTAATAATAAAGTGAATTATATACCTATATATATACAACATATTGAATACGTGACAACATATTGAATATGTGGcaacatatatataaatgatGCTGATTGATTTATTATAGATAGTACTAGAAtaaaaaatttactaaattttaatttaaatgatgttaaatttaaaagaaattatatttcATTATGGGCTCTTTTAACCTATATTTTGTAATGTATCTAAAAAATGTGTACAcaaaaattatgttaaatttaggaggaattatacaTCATCATAAACTTCTTATACCTATATTTTACCATGATATAGGTAGTGTACTAGTTTGACTTTAAATAGTACTAAATTTAGGAGGAATTTTACCTTATTTTGGATGATTGATACCTCCTTTTAGAATATTTGTACTTATATTTTATAATAGTCTCTCAAAATTTATGCACAAGTAGTGAATTGGAAATAATTAGGAAGTTGAAATAAATATTCTCTGACATAGGGACTGACAAAAATTTGCATGAGAATTTTAGGGTAATTTGCCTATAAATAAAAacatcattttaattttaataaatatagaCCTTAATTATGTCAATCATTAGGAAACGAGCCCTCTTTTCTATTGGAGCAATCGGTATAATTttagattttgatatttgaacaaagatttaagttagattattTGTTATATTTTATATGCACTTGTAAGTATGCAGAATGTAAGTACaataaagaaaaatccaagtatgatcttggcaaaaaaaaaaagtccaagtgtgatcttggcaatagtaaaagtccaagtggagtcttggcagtgtaagtgcaagtatgtagtcttgacaacataaatccaagtgtgacttggcaaggttgAAGTCCCGGAGAGAGAAGCTCTTAGCAATGGAAGACCTGACAACAAG from Zingiber officinale cultivar Zhangliang chromosome 4A, Zo_v1.1, whole genome shotgun sequence includes the following:
- the LOC121970414 gene encoding leucine-rich repeat receptor-like serine/threonine-protein kinase BAM1, with the protein product MAPPPPRRRQSLFFFLLAAALLAAAAQEEMEADVLLEIKAAVLDPSSVLDAWNSSSVDGHCSWPGVSCDSLQGFVESLDLGGLNLSGVLSPAVGRLRHLLNLSAAANSLYGPVPSELSRLANLRHLNLSNNVFNGTFPSSLSRLKNLVVLDLYNNNLTGPLPTELSEIPNLRHLHLGGNFFTGIIPSEFGRWEFLEYLAVSGNELVGSLPPELGNLTRLRQLYVGYFNSFEGGIPPEIGGLSSLVRLDMANCGLTGEIPPELDKLQNLDTLFLQVNGLSGNLPMELGRLSHLKSLDLSNNALSGEIPSSFAELRNLTLLNLFRNKLHGSIPDFLGDLPALEVLQVWDNNFTGNIPERLGQSGRLEILDISSNKLTGTLPADLCSQNRLHTLITLGNFLFGPIPATLGACKSLARIRMGENYLNGSIPDALFSLPKLSQIELQDNILTGGFPDTGAVTMSPDLGQINLSNNRLSGPLPPTIGNYSGLQKLLLNQNQFSGRIPPEIGRLQELSKLDFSGNRFSGPMAPEISHCKLLTFVDLSRNRLSGKIPPEIAGMRILNYLNLSRNQLEGSIPESIGTMQSLTAVDFSYNDLSGLIPAAGQFSYFNASSFVGNPDLCGPYLGSCGSAINDGNSTHPRGPLSASFKLLLVIALLVCSILFSIAAIIKAWSLKKASQARMWRLTAFQRLDFTCDDVLDCLKEDNIIGKGGAGIVFKGVMPNGEQVAVKRLLAMTRGSPHDHGFSAEIQTLGRIRHRHIVKLLGFCSNHETNLLVYEYMPNGSLGEVLHGTKGGHLLWDTRYKIAVDAAKGLCYLHHDCSPLILHRDVKSNNILLDSNFEAHVADFGLAKFLQDSGTSECMSAIAGSYGYIAPEYAYTLKVDEKSDVYSFGVVLLELVTGRKPVGEFGDGVDLVQWVRKMTGSDKGGALKVIDPRLHTVPLHEIMHVFYVAMLCVEEQSVERPTMRDVVQILMDLPPPPPPPAIMEAKQAAPEEARSLPPPPDLLSI